Part of the Rothia mucilaginosa genome, GAAAGCACCCTCCTCCAGAACCTTTTATCTCACCACCACAGTAAGATAATCAACGGTTCTTACGCGGAGGAGGGGCTTCAATCACCGAGATGCAGACCGACCCAACCACTGTTTCGGTCTACAACCTTCCTGCTCAACCTTAACATGAGCTTCACCACTTACACAAAAATTGTTACGTTACTGAACAATATTCAGCGCATAGCTCAGAAACACAGCTCAAACGTGCACCGCGAAATCCGCGGAGCCCGCGTTGTAGCGTCGCTTTTTTCTCCATCTCAGCCCCGTATCACCCTGTGAATGTCTGCATTCACACACCGGATACTTCCGCCCAGTGAACTATCCTGTTAAAACGAAAGGGTCGAAACAAACCTCCAGGCTCCCCGCACCTACCGGGTACTTACCAAGGCACCTACCCGGGTACCTACCGGCGCGGGAATAAGCGCCCCCGAAGGCACGTTACACCCGATGAACAGCGCGCTAGCACACGCCTGCTGGCGCATCCACTCACGTTGTGAAAGGACACCCCACGTGGCAGAAAACCTCCAGTGGACAGAAACCGATCAGCGAGCCGTTGACACCGCCCGCATCCTTGCCGCCGACGCCGTGGAGAAGGTCGGCTCCGGCCACCCCGGCACCGCGATGAGCCTGGCCCCGGTCGCCTACCTGCTGTTCCAGAAGGTCATGAACCAGGACCCGGCCGACGACCGCTGGGAAGGCCGCGACCGCTTCATCCTGTCCCCCGGCCACACCTCCCTCACCCTGTACACTCAGCTGTTCCTCGGCGGCTACGGCCTCGAAATGAGCGACCTGGAAGCCCTGCGCACCTGGGGTGCCCTCACCCCCGGCCACCCCGAATACAAGCACACCAAGGGCGTAGAAATCACCACCGGCCCGCTCGGCCAGGGTCTGGCATCCGCCGTTGGCTTCGCCTACGCACAGCGTCGTATGCGCGGCATGTTCGACCCCGAGGCTGCCCCGGGCACCTCCCCCTTCGACCACCACGTCTACGTCATCGCCTCCGAGGGTGACGTGCAGGAGGGCGTGACCGCCGAGGCGTGCGCGCTCGCAGGTCACCAGGAGCTCGGCAACCTGATTGTCGTCTGGGACCGCAACCACATCTCCATTGAGGAAGACACCGACGTTGCCTTCACCGAGGACGTAGCAAAGCGCTACGAGTCCTACGGTTGGGATGTTCAGCGCGTGGACTGGACCCGCACCGGCGACTACGTTGAGGACGTCGCAGAACTGTACGCCGCTATTGAGCGCGCGAAGGCTGTCACCGACAAGCCTTCCTTCATTGAGCTGCGCACCATCATCGGCTACCCCGCCCCCACCAAGCAGAACACCGGCGCAGTGCACGGTTCCAAGCTCGGTGCTGAAGAGGTCGCCGCAACCAAGGAACTGCTCGGCTTCGACCCCGCCAAGAGCTTCTTCATCGAGGAGAACGTCCTGGCGCACACCCGCCAGCTTGTCGAGCGCGGCGCCGCAGCGCACAAGGCATGGGACGAAAAGTTCGAGGCATGGGCTAAGGCTAACCCCGAGCGCGCCGAACTGTACAAGCGCCTCGTCGCAGGCGAACTGCCCGCAGACTACAAGGCTGCCTTCCCCGTGTTCGAGGCTGGCACCTCCGTGGCAACCCGCGCGGCATCCGGCACCGTCATCAACGCTATCGCTGAGACCTTCCCCGAACTGTGGGGCGGCTCCGCTGACCTCGCCGGCTCGAACCTGACCACCATCAAGGGGGCGGATTCCTTCAACCCGGCATCGCGCAGCACCGAAGACTGGACCGGCAACCCCTACGGTCGCGTTCTGCACTTCGGTATTCGCGAGCAGGCTGCCGCAGCTATCGTGAACGGTATTGTGCTTTCCTCCCCGACCCGCGCGTTCTCGGGCACCTTCTTCGTGTTCTCCGACTACCAGCGCCCGGCTGTTCGCCTTTCCGCACTGATGGGCGTTCCCGCACTGTACGTGTGGACCCACGACTCCATCGGCGTGGGCGAGGACGGCCCCACCCACCAGCCGATTGAGCACCTCTCCTCCCTGCGCGCTATCCCCGGCTTCGACGTGGTTCGCCCCGCGGACGCTAACGAAACCGCCGTCGCATGGCGCACCATCCTGGAGAAGTCCGACCGCCCCGCAGGCCTCGTGCTCTCCCGCCAGAACCTGCCCGTCTGGGCTCGTGAAGACGTGCACGCAGACGCTGAGGGCGAGAAGTTCGCTTCCGCTGAGGGCACCGCACGCGGCGGCTACATCATGGCTGACACCGAGGGCACCCCGGACGTCATCCTGATCGCTACCGGCTCCGAGGTTGAGCTCGCCGTTCAGGCTCGCGCAACCCTCGCAGAGCAGGGCATCGCGGCTCGCGTGGTTTCCATGCCTTCGCGCGAGTGGTTCGCTGAGCAGGACGCAGAGTACCGCGAGTCGGTCCTGCCCTCCTCGGTTGCGGCACGCGTCTCCGTCGAGGCTGGCCTGGCAATGAGCTGGTACGACCTGCTCGGCACCGCCGGCCGCGCCGTGTCCATCGAGCACTTCGGTGCATCCGCCGATGCGAAGACCCTGTACCGCGAATTTGGTATCACCGCGGAGGCTGTCGTGGCCGCCGCTAAGGAATCCATCGACGCTGCCAAGTAAGCAGTAACAACGCCGCGGTAACTGCCGCGCACACTGCGCCCCCCCTCCTGTGCGGGCTCCTCTGTACGGGTGGGGTGCAGGCGCAACGGGTAGGCTCCGGCTGACCACTCAGCCGGAGCCTCCCGCCGCCCAGAAGATTTCACCGTTATCTAATTTTCAATTTCGATATTTCAATCTCGACAAAGAATCGAAGGTTTTCACATGTCTGAGTCCACTCAGAAGCTGTCCGACGCCGGTGTCTCCATCTGGCTTGACGACCTCTCCCGTGAGCGTCTGACCAGCGGCAACCTCGCCGAACTCATCAAGACCCACAACGTCGTCGGTGTGACCACCAACCCCACCATCTTCGCTGGCGCACTCTCCAAGGGCGCCGCATACGCCGAGCAGATGCGTGAGCTTGCCGCCGCCGGCGCAAGCGTTGAAGAAGCAGTGTTCGCCGCAACCTGCGACGACGTACGCAACGCCTGCGACGTGTTCGAACCCGTCTACAAGGCATCCAACGGTTTTGACGGCCGCGTCTCCATCGAGGTTGACCCCCGCCTGGCACGCGACGCAGAAGGCACCGCCAAGATGGCACGTGAACTCTACGAGCGCGTGGGCCGCGAAAACGTCATGATTAAGATCCCCGCAACCCAGGAAGGCCTGCGCCCCATCGCAGAAACCCTGGCTGCTGGCATCAGCGTGAACGTGACTCTGATCTTCTCCCTGACCCGCTACCGCGAGGTCATCAACGCCTACATGCTCGGCCTGGAGCAGGCGCTGGAGAACGGCAAGGACCTGTCCACCATCCACTCCGTCGCATCCTTCTTCGTCTCCCGCGTAGACACCGAAATTGATGCGCGCCTCGAAGCTGCCGGCGGCGACGCTGTACAGCTCAAGGGCAAGGCAGGCCTGGCAAACGCACGCCTCGCCTACGAGGTATTCGAGGAAATGTTCTCCTCCGAGCGTTGGGCACGCCTGCAGGCACACGGCGCGAACGTACAGCGTCCGCTGTGGGCATCCACCGGTGTGAAGGACCCCGCACTGCCCGATACCCTGTACGTGACCGGCCTGGTTGCACCCAACACCGTGAACACCATGCCCGAGGCAACCCTGAACGCTGTTGCCGACCACGGCGAAATCACCGGCAACACCATCGTGCCGAACTACTCCGAGTCCAACGAGGTTCTGGACGCTATCTCCGCTTACGTCTCCTACCCGGAGGTCGTGGAGAAGCTCGAGGTTGAGGGCCTGTCCAAGTTCGACGTCTCCTGGGAAGAGCTGCTGCAGACCGTCCGCGAGGCACTCGAGCAGGCCAAGTAGCCGTACCCTACGTAGCCGCCGAACTATAGCGCGGCGCTAACCGCTGTCGGTGTGCACCGCCCGATGCGCACCGCGGCACCGCACCCTAATCCGCCGGGATTTTCGCCAGGGTTCCCGCCCGAGCTTCACCACTCAGGTCGCCCCAGGGAATCTCGGCGGGTTAGGTGCCCCTCATATCATTCCGTCAAAACCGGTACAATACAGGGTACACACCTTCCAGAATGCGGCATCGCCTCCGCGCGAATAAGGTACGAACCGCGCGCCGCACGAACCAACCAAGGCAATCAAAGGAATATATTGTGACTAACGGTCATGAAGCGAACCCCCTCAGGGACACTCGCGACCGCCGCATTACCCGCATTGCGGGGCCGTCCGCGCTCGTCTTCTTTGGCGTAACCGGTGACCTGGCCCGCAAGAAGCTGCTTCCGGCAGTGTATGACCTCATGAACCGCGGTTTGCTCCCCCCGAGCTTCGGCCTTGTCGGCTTCGGCCGCCGCCCCTGGAGCGATGACGATTTCCGCTCCTACGTACGCGAATCCGTTGAAGCACACGCCCGTACCCCCTTCCGCGAAGACGTATGGAACCAGTTCCAGCAGGGCATGCGATTCGTCGTAGGTGCCTTTGACGACGACGCAGCCTATGAACAGCTCAAGAGCACCCTTGCCGAACTCGACGAGCGTGGCGCTCACGGCAACCACGCCTTCTACCTCTCCATCCCCCCGAAGGCATTCGAGCAGGTCCTCACCAAGCTCGCCGAACACGACCTCGCATCCCGCGATAACGACACCGTCAACCCCGTCGACGGTTGGCGCCGCGTGGTCATTGAGAAGCCCTTCGGTCACAACCTTGAAAGCGCACGCGAACTGAACTCCATCGTGGAGGCAGTCTTCCCGCCCGACGCAGTGTTCCGCATCGACCACTACCTGGGCAAGGAAACCGTTCAGAACATCCTGGCGATGCGTTTCTCCAACCAGATGTTCGAACCGCTCTGGAACTCCAACTACGTTGACCACGTCCAGATCACCATGGCAGAAGACATCGGCATCGGCTCCCGCGCAGGCTACTACGACGGCGTGGGTGCGGCCCGCGACGTCATCCAGAACCACCTGCTGCAGCTGCTCGCCCTCACCGCCATGGAAGAGCCCCTCAGCCTCGACGCCAAGCACCTGCGTGCCGAAAAGGCTAAGGTCCTCGAAGCAGTCCGCATCGACGACCTGCCGAACTCCTTCGCCCTCGGCCAGTACGCCGCAGGCTACCAGGGCGGCGAGCACGTCAACGGCTTCTTCGACGAAAACGACATCCCCGCAGACTCCCGCACCGAAACCTTCGCAGCGCTGAAGGTGTCCATCGCAAACCGCCGCTGGGAAGGCACCCCCTTCTACCTGCGCGCCGGCAAGCGCCTGGGCCGCCGAGTCACCGAAATCGCCGTGGTCTTGAAGAAGTCCTCCGACCGTCTCTTCGGCGAACGTGAAAACCCGCAGGTCGGCCAGAACGCCATCGTCATCCGCGTGCAGCCCGATGAAGGCATGACCATCCGATTCTCCGCGAAGGTGCCCGGCACCCAGATGGAAATCCGCGACGTCAACATGGACTTCGGCTACGGCCACTCCTTCACCGAAGAGTCCCCCGAAGCCTACGAGCGTCTCATCCTGGACGTTCTGCTCGGCGAGCCGCCGCTGTTCCCCCGCCACGAAGAAGTTGAGCTCTCCTGGAAGATCCTCGACCCCTTCGAAGAGTACTGGGAAGAAAACCGCATTAAGCCTGAACCCTACGAATCCGGTTCGTGGGGTCCGCGTTCAGCACACGAGATGCTTGAGCGTGACAACCGCGCTTGGAGGCGCCCGTGATCTCGCACCTGCATAACACCACCGTTTCCGCTATCAACAAGGAACTGAGCCACCTGACTGCCGCCAACGGTAGCCTCAGCAGCGGACGAGTTCTCACCCTCGTTGTTCTCGCGGAAAAGGGCCACTCCCGCGAAGCAATGCGCGCCGCAATTCGTGCCTCCCACGAACACCCGAGCCGCATTATTGTGCACATCTCCCACGACCCGCTCGACCCCGACCAGCTGGATGCAGAAATCCACCTCGGCGGCGACACCGGCGCATCCGAGATGATTGTTCTGCGCGGCTGGGGTAGCGCATCCCGCCCGACCGAAGCACTGATCTCCGGTCTGCTGCTGCCTGATTCCCCCATTGTGGTCTGGTGGCCACACTCGGTTCCGGAGAACCCAGCACAGCACTCCATCGGTCGTATCGCTCAGCGTCGTATCACCGATTCTGCACGCGCTGAGGACCCGAAGGAGGCCCTCAAGCACCTCGCCGAGGTGTACCGCGCCGGCGACACCGACCTGGCGTGGACCCGCCTCACCCTGTGGCGCACCCAGCTGGCAGCGCTCATGGAGCAGATGCCCTCCTCCCCCGTACGCCGCGTGGTTGTGTGGGGTTCGAGCAAGTCCCCGTCCGTGGTGCTGCTCGGTACGTGGCTCGGCTGGAAGCTTGAAGCGCCCGTACACCTCGCCACCATTGGCGCGGCAAACCGCGGCCTGTACCGCGTCAGCATTGAGCGTGAAGACGGTTCCGTGACGATGTTCCGCCCCGGCATTTCCGTGGCAACCATCTCCACCCCGTACGCACCCGACCAGCAGATTGCGCTGCCGGTGCGTACCCTCGCCGAGTGCATCTCTGAGGAGTTGCGCCGCCTTGACCCGGACGACACCTACGGTGACGTGCTGAAGCAGGCGCTGCGCACTGTAACCCTTGTGGACGATACCTGCCAGCCTGAAGACATGCTGGATCTCGAAGAATACCCGGAGGTTTTCGATGCCTAAGATTCAGAACATGGGCGCATCCACCCCTACCCTGGTGGCGCACCCGACCCGCGAGACTCTCGCAGCGGACGCGGTGACCCGCATCCTCGACATCATTGAGCACGTGCTCTCTGAGCGCACCATCGCCCACATTTCGCTGACCGGCGGCACGATGGGTATCGCTACCTTGAAGGCGTGGGCTGAGAACGAGCGTGTGAAGGATATCGACTGGTCCCGCGTGCACTTCTGGTTCTCCGATGAGCGTTACGTGCCCGAGCGTAGCCCCGAACGTAATGACGGTCAGGCTATTGAGGCGCTGCTCGCTCCCCTGCTGTCGCACGGCCTGGTTGTGGGCAATGTGCACCGTATGGGTCCGTCCGATATTTTCACCGGTCTTGAGGCTGCTGCTGAGCACTACGCTTTCGAGATGCGCGACTACGCCGGTTCCGCACCGGCTGTGAGCGTGCAGATGCCTGAGGGCGCAACCGAACTGCCGCTGGCTGGCGGTCACGGTGGCGGCGCAGGTCACGAGCACGGCGGCTCCGGCGGTTGTGGTTGCGGTGGCGGCGGTTGCGGTTCTTCTGCACCCGAGCAGTCCATCGAAGAGACCACCCTGGACGAATTTGACGCTGAGGCTACTGAGCCCGCAGGTGGTTGTGGATGCGGCGGCGGAGGCTGCGGTGGTGGCGGTGGCGGCCAGTGGCCCGCACCGGTCTTTGACATCACCCTGCTGGGCATGGGCCCGGACGGTCATATTGCTTCCCTGTTCCCGGGCCGTAAGCAGGTTCTGCTGGGTACCGGCCTGCCGGAGGATCCGGTTGAGGGCGGTAAGGCTGTGACCGTGATGGTGTCCGATTCGCCGAAGCCGCCGGCTGAGCGCGTGTCGGTGACCCTGCCGATTATCAATAATTCGCGTCACGTGTTCTTCCTCATCACCGGTGAGGATAAGCAGGATGCGACCAGCCGCCTTCTGGCTGGCGCGAAGCTGGACGCTGAGGATCTGAACGCTCAGCTGCTGCTGGAAACCCCGGCGGTGGGTGCGCGCGGTAAGAAGCAGACCCTGATTTTTGCAACCGAGGAGTCGCTGGCTCCTGAGAACCGCCCGTAAGGTTCGGTTCTGAACTGCACCAAGATAAAGAGTGGAGCCCCGGATAGTTTCGACTATTCGGGGCTTTTCTCTATGGTTTTAAACCAGCCCGAAATGGTACCAGAAGTGGTACTATAAAGTATGCCGAGTATTGAAGATTTAGTCGCGAAGATGGCTACCAGCCCTCAAAACGTTACTTTCACTCAACTTCAAAAGGTATGCACCCATTTCTTTGGAGCGCCGCGTATCCGCGGATCTCACCACTACTACAGCACGCCCTGGCATGGTGACCCTATTGTCAACATTCAACAGGGAAACTCTGGTAAAGCAAAGAAATACCAAGTCAAGCAGGCTCTAGCAGCCATTCGAAAACTGGAGAATAACGATGACTAATACTCTCCCCCGCCAGGAGCTCTACACCTACCGCGTCGAGTGGTCTGAAGACGACCAGGAATTCGTCGGAACCGTCGCCGAATTTCCCAGCCTCTCATACCTGGCCCCAACCTCTACCGAGGCATTCGCAGGTATCCGAGAAGTCGTCGCCGACACCCTCGAAATTCTTGAAGAAGACGGCCGCGAGGCACCCGAACCGTTCTCTCTGCGTTCCTTCTCAGGACGATTCAACTTGCGTGTTTCACCGCAATTGCATCGTCGTCTGGTTCAGCAGGCAGCGCTTTCTCACCAGAGCCTGAACCAGTACGTGAGCCAACAGCTCGAAGCGGTCGCCTAAGTAAGCCAGCATGTCTTCATCATCCAACGAAGATTCCAAAATGTTATGACATGACAAAAGAGTGGAGCCCCGGATAGTTTCGACTATCCGGGGCTCCACTCTTGCTACGCCCGCCTACTGTTCAGTAGCGGCAGGATTCTGCGGCTCTTGTTCCTCCGAAGATTCATCCGCCTCAAAGCCCACGTACAGTGCCGCCAGCGACGGAACCGTCGCCTCCAGCACTTGCTGCGCCTCCTCGGGGCTCGGGGTGAGCTTCGCGCCGGTCAGCTGCAGGTACTCGCGCACCGTCATGGGCTGCGCCCAGTCAAAGTGCTCACGCACGGCGGTGATGTTCGCGCCAGACTGCAACACGTTAATGCCGTGGGCAAGACCAATATCCGTCACCTTCACGATGGCGTCGGTCTCCTCCGGGATGTCGTACGGGTCGCGGTTCTGCAGGTCCACGATGAACGGCAGCACACCGCGGCTCTCAGCGCGCAAGGTGAACTTGGTGTGCACCTGGCTCACCTCATGCACCTCACCCACACCTACGGCGGGCACCACCATGAAGCCCGCCTGCAGGTCGTTCACCGCGGCCAGGGTGTGTGCCTCCCCGAAGCCGGAGTACAGCTGCACCACCGGCACGAGGTAGCACACCTCCGCCTTGAGCGCCTTGCGAGCCTCAATGTCGATGTACTCCCAGGCGCCGCCGGTACCGTCCGTAATGTCGCCGGAGTGGTGCGCGTAAATGGCGCCCTGGCTGTTTTTCACGGTCTGCGACCAGTAGCTGATCTTGTCCATGTAGTTGCCTTCGGCGTCGAACATCATCAGCGACAGGTCAATGTCCACGCCCTCATCCCAGAAGCAGAAGAGGCGAATCACGCCGGTGGGCGGCAGGTGCACCGTGGAGGTGTTGTAGCGGCCCATACCGTCCAGGGAGGGGCGGGCACTGCGTGTGTTCAGCGGCATGATCGTATCACCCACCTGCTCGGGCAGGTAGATGCTGGTCTCGGCAAGACGGCCGGACAGGCCAATCTCGACCAGGCGCTCCAGCAGGTCCAGCACGACCGGGCTGTACTCGCGCGCCGGAATCATGGTGGCGATACCGGTCTTGGACAGGTTCATGCGCTGCGGGGCGGCAGGCTGAGTCTTCTGAGCGGACGCCGCGCGGCGCTCCTCGCGCTGGCTCGCGGCAGGTTCGGAACCGACCGGGATAGAAGGCAGCGGGTTCTCCGGGCCGGAATTATCCCCGAAGAACGAGCCCAGCGGGTTCGGGATGCCCGCGTTCTGCATGATGTTCTGAACCCTCGCGACGCCCTCCGGGTTGCGGCGCGCGTAGTCGGCGAGCTCCCGGTCCTCCTGCACCGCCACTGGGTTGGCGGGGCGCTCCTTCGGCGGGTTCGCGAGCGCATTACGCTGCAGGGCCACCAGGTTACGAATCTGGACCAGAATGGGCGCGGAAACACGCGGCGCCACGGCGGCAAACGCGTCAAAGATGACCTGCTGGCCGGGGCTCGGCGTGGTATCAATGCCGTAGCGGGGCGCTTCGAAAGCATCCAGGGCGCGCACCAGCTGGCGTGCAAACACGCCGGGACGGGTCGAGAGCAGACGTGCCACGTTCTGCGCATCCCGGGTTGCGTAGGCGCGGTCCACCAGCGACTCGAAGCTGTACACCTCGCCGCGGTACAGGTCGTCAGCCCAGCGGCTCAGCGCGGTCAGTGACGGGTAGTCGCCGGGGTGAACCGCCTTGACGAGGCGCTTGTACATTTCGGCGGCGGGTGCGCTGTCGTAGCGGGCACCGACCGGGTCAGCTTCCAGCACCCGGTTGAGCAGGTGCGCGATGCGGGTGCGTTCGCTACGGCGCAGCTTCAGGCGCGGCGCGGTGCTCAGGCTCAGATCCCCCACCGTGCCGTTGAAACGCAGACGCGAGTAGGCGGCGGCGAGGGCGAGCGCCTCCTTCATGGTGCGCAAGTGCTCAGCGTCTTCGGGGTGCAGGCAGGCGGCGATGAACACGCGGTTTTCGCGGCTGGTGTTCTCCGGTCGGGCAGCCGGCAGTGCGTCATGCTGGGCGAGGAAACGGCGCAACGCCACAAGGTCGCGCTGGTCGGTCTGGTTGTACGCCTGCTGCTGACCGAGCAGCTGCTGGTAGAGGGCACCCGCCATGATCAGGGCGTTCTGCACGCCGCTGACCATCTGCAGGGGTCGGCGGTTGCGTTCCATGCTGGTGAAGTTGGAGCGGCTCATCGGCTGCTGCCACTCGTAGGGCACGTAGTTCTCGGGCAGGCCGCCAAGGATTCGCTCGGTGCCGTCCGGGTTGTAGTACGGGTTGGAGAGGTAGTGCATGATCTGCTCGGTGTAACGCTGCTCGTCGCTGAGCGTCAGGGCGCGCAGATCAAAGTCGCGGCGGAACACGCGGCCGGGGCGGTACCCGTATTCGTAGGACCAGATGGTCGCGAACAGGGCAAACTCGTTGGCGCTGGCACGTAGCGCCTGGGCGAGGGACTCGTCGCTGAGGGTCAGACCGCAATCGCTCAGGAAGGACACTCGCCCCAGGTCGGTGTCGAATACGCCGGAGTGGTGCCGCTCATTAATGCTCGAGAAGTCCGAGCGGTAGTAGGGGCCGTACAGGTCGGTGAAGACGTACACGCCGTAGCGGCGCATCAGGATGAGGCGCACGAGGGGGCTGAGGCCCTCGGGCGCTTCGCCGTGAAGGTACGCAGATTCGTTGAGATAGGGTGATTCTTGCAGGTAGGGGGATGCGTCGTAGGGAGTAGTCACGGGTCGTCCTTTCCGTTGGTCTCACCCGACTGTCACCGTCGGTGGTGGTCTATTTTCTTATCGTAGCGGCGTGGGTGCGAGTTGTCGCTGGGTTTGGTCATCGGTGACCTGGGGGCGCTTAGCTCATTAGCTCGGGGCTTCGGTGGTGCCCAGTTCATGGGCGGTGCCCGGTCTATGCGGGACGGAAGTTAAAAGAAAAATGGCGGGAAGCGAAGAATCCGACAAATATAAGAAAAAGATATTTCAGAAAGTAGGACTCTTCATGATCCGCCATTACCTATAGATTACTCCCGCCCCGCGAGGGGGGTCAAGCCGTTTCGTCACCGAAGCATACTAGGGAGTTTCTACTAGGGGGTTTCTACCCACCGGTGAGGCTCTAGCTAAGGGGCAAGTAGCCTCACCGGCAGGTAGGTTTTTCGGACTAGGACTCTCGGACTAGGACTCTCGGACTAGGACTCCCCCAGCAGGGCGAGCGCAGCTTCGCGGGCGGCAAGCGCCTCCTCCGTCTCGCGGGCAGGCACGGCGGCTAGGGCGCGTAGTGCCTTCGCCATGACCGTGGAGCCCTTCATCTTCGGTTCCAGCTCCGCAGGAATCTCAACCGGCGTGCCGTACAGCTCGGCAAGCTCCACGGCAAGACGCACATAGTCGCCGCCCTTCGTCAGCCCATCAACCATCGGCAGCAGCAGACGCAGAACCTGCAGCACACGCCAACCCGCCAGCGGACTAATAGCCGACACCTCACGCAGGGTCGCCACCAGGCGGTTCGGAAGAACCATCCCGTCCTCCAGCGCCCACTTCAGGGTCTCAGCGAAGGTTGACGCATCCAGCAGGCCCGCCTCAAAGAGTGCCGCAATGGCCTCTGCCGCCGCCAGACGGTACTCAGGATTCTTCGCGCTCGCCACGTAGCCGAGCAGGGTGCAGGTCGGGGCGCCCACCTGCACGGTGGACTCCCTCAACGCGCGCATTAGTACGGGAACGGGGGTGACGGTC contains:
- the tkt gene encoding transketolase — encoded protein: MAENLQWTETDQRAVDTARILAADAVEKVGSGHPGTAMSLAPVAYLLFQKVMNQDPADDRWEGRDRFILSPGHTSLTLYTQLFLGGYGLEMSDLEALRTWGALTPGHPEYKHTKGVEITTGPLGQGLASAVGFAYAQRRMRGMFDPEAAPGTSPFDHHVYVIASEGDVQEGVTAEACALAGHQELGNLIVVWDRNHISIEEDTDVAFTEDVAKRYESYGWDVQRVDWTRTGDYVEDVAELYAAIERAKAVTDKPSFIELRTIIGYPAPTKQNTGAVHGSKLGAEEVAATKELLGFDPAKSFFIEENVLAHTRQLVERGAAAHKAWDEKFEAWAKANPERAELYKRLVAGELPADYKAAFPVFEAGTSVATRAASGTVINAIAETFPELWGGSADLAGSNLTTIKGADSFNPASRSTEDWTGNPYGRVLHFGIREQAAAAIVNGIVLSSPTRAFSGTFFVFSDYQRPAVRLSALMGVPALYVWTHDSIGVGEDGPTHQPIEHLSSLRAIPGFDVVRPADANETAVAWRTILEKSDRPAGLVLSRQNLPVWAREDVHADAEGEKFASAEGTARGGYIMADTEGTPDVILIATGSEVELAVQARATLAEQGIAARVVSMPSREWFAEQDAEYRESVLPSSVAARVSVEAGLAMSWYDLLGTAGRAVSIEHFGASADAKTLYREFGITAEAVVAAAKESIDAAK
- the tal gene encoding transaldolase; this translates as MSESTQKLSDAGVSIWLDDLSRERLTSGNLAELIKTHNVVGVTTNPTIFAGALSKGAAYAEQMRELAAAGASVEEAVFAATCDDVRNACDVFEPVYKASNGFDGRVSIEVDPRLARDAEGTAKMARELYERVGRENVMIKIPATQEGLRPIAETLAAGISVNVTLIFSLTRYREVINAYMLGLEQALENGKDLSTIHSVASFFVSRVDTEIDARLEAAGGDAVQLKGKAGLANARLAYEVFEEMFSSERWARLQAHGANVQRPLWASTGVKDPALPDTLYVTGLVAPNTVNTMPEATLNAVADHGEITGNTIVPNYSESNEVLDAISAYVSYPEVVEKLEVEGLSKFDVSWEELLQTVREALEQAK
- the zwf gene encoding glucose-6-phosphate dehydrogenase, which translates into the protein MTNGHEANPLRDTRDRRITRIAGPSALVFFGVTGDLARKKLLPAVYDLMNRGLLPPSFGLVGFGRRPWSDDDFRSYVRESVEAHARTPFREDVWNQFQQGMRFVVGAFDDDAAYEQLKSTLAELDERGAHGNHAFYLSIPPKAFEQVLTKLAEHDLASRDNDTVNPVDGWRRVVIEKPFGHNLESARELNSIVEAVFPPDAVFRIDHYLGKETVQNILAMRFSNQMFEPLWNSNYVDHVQITMAEDIGIGSRAGYYDGVGAARDVIQNHLLQLLALTAMEEPLSLDAKHLRAEKAKVLEAVRIDDLPNSFALGQYAAGYQGGEHVNGFFDENDIPADSRTETFAALKVSIANRRWEGTPFYLRAGKRLGRRVTEIAVVLKKSSDRLFGERENPQVGQNAIVIRVQPDEGMTIRFSAKVPGTQMEIRDVNMDFGYGHSFTEESPEAYERLILDVLLGEPPLFPRHEEVELSWKILDPFEEYWEENRIKPEPYESGSWGPRSAHEMLERDNRAWRRP
- a CDS encoding glucose-6-phosphate dehydrogenase assembly protein OpcA, with product MISHLHNTTVSAINKELSHLTAANGSLSSGRVLTLVVLAEKGHSREAMRAAIRASHEHPSRIIVHISHDPLDPDQLDAEIHLGGDTGASEMIVLRGWGSASRPTEALISGLLLPDSPIVVWWPHSVPENPAQHSIGRIAQRRITDSARAEDPKEALKHLAEVYRAGDTDLAWTRLTLWRTQLAALMEQMPSSPVRRVVVWGSSKSPSVVLLGTWLGWKLEAPVHLATIGAANRGLYRVSIEREDGSVTMFRPGISVATISTPYAPDQQIALPVRTLAECISEELRRLDPDDTYGDVLKQALRTVTLVDDTCQPEDMLDLEEYPEVFDA
- a CDS encoding 6-phosphogluconolactonase, which produces MPKIQNMGASTPTLVAHPTRETLAADAVTRILDIIEHVLSERTIAHISLTGGTMGIATLKAWAENERVKDIDWSRVHFWFSDERYVPERSPERNDGQAIEALLAPLLSHGLVVGNVHRMGPSDIFTGLEAAAEHYAFEMRDYAGSAPAVSVQMPEGATELPLAGGHGGGAGHEHGGSGGCGCGGGGCGSSAPEQSIEETTLDEFDAEATEPAGGCGCGGGGCGGGGGGQWPAPVFDITLLGMGPDGHIASLFPGRKQVLLGTGLPEDPVEGGKAVTVMVSDSPKPPAERVSVTLPIINNSRHVFFLITGEDKQDATSRLLAGAKLDAEDLNAQLLLETPAVGARGKKQTLIFATEESLAPENRP
- a CDS encoding toxin HicA produces the protein MPSIEDLVAKMATSPQNVTFTQLQKVCTHFFGAPRIRGSHHYYSTPWHGDPIVNIQQGNSGKAKKYQVKQALAAIRKLENNDD
- a CDS encoding type II toxin-antitoxin system HicB family antitoxin, which translates into the protein MTNTLPRQELYTYRVEWSEDDQEFVGTVAEFPSLSYLAPTSTEAFAGIREVVADTLEILEEDGREAPEPFSLRSFSGRFNLRVSPQLHRRLVQQAALSHQSLNQYVSQQLEAVA